A window of the Desulfonatronum sp. SC1 genome harbors these coding sequences:
- a CDS encoding ExbD/TolR family protein — protein MEGHTGQGYMDQMNVVPFVDVMLVLLVIFMVTAPFMTEGLEVDLPQTRTVQTLPQDEDTLVLTIRSDGSIFLDQYEVALGELGEHVERLIQTRDRILYLRADKDVPYGLVVQVMAEAREAGVERLGIVAESEPREP, from the coding sequence ATGGAAGGCCATACCGGTCAAGGATACATGGACCAGATGAACGTGGTCCCGTTCGTCGACGTCATGCTCGTGCTGCTGGTGATCTTCATGGTCACGGCCCCATTCATGACCGAGGGACTGGAGGTGGATCTGCCCCAGACCCGGACTGTGCAGACCCTGCCCCAGGACGAAGACACCCTGGTCTTGACCATCCGTAGCGACGGCTCCATTTTTCTGGATCAATACGAAGTGGCGCTGGGCGAATTGGGAGAGCATGTCGAACGCTTGATCCAGACCCGGGACAGGATTCTCTACCTCCGGGCGGACAAGGACGTGCCCTACGGGCTGGTGGTGCAGGTGATGGCCGAGGCCCGTGAGGCCGGCGTCGAGCGACTGGGCATCGTGGCCGAGTCCGAACCCCGGGAGCCCTGA
- a CDS encoding DUF1134 domain-containing protein translates to MITFRNTTIVMGLTLWFCFFLAMTQAMAQAPHGMETESQTYSKEEISNHVEGFFEGTTEGLADILNRIFAEQGRPTGFIKGDEAGGALVVGLRYGKGQLQLKGQDPVDVFWQGPSVGFDVGLHAAKVFTLVYNLTDPNLIFQRFPGVDGSVYVLGGVSMNYQKSNEIILAPIRTGVGLRLGASVGYLHYTRQEHVNPF, encoded by the coding sequence ATGATCACTTTCCGGAACACGACCATCGTCATGGGACTGACTCTCTGGTTCTGCTTTTTCCTGGCCATGACCCAGGCCATGGCCCAGGCCCCTCACGGCATGGAAACCGAATCGCAAACTTACAGCAAGGAAGAAATCAGCAACCATGTGGAAGGCTTTTTCGAAGGGACCACCGAAGGGTTAGCCGACATTCTGAACAGGATATTCGCCGAGCAAGGCCGTCCAACCGGTTTCATCAAGGGTGACGAGGCCGGAGGGGCCTTGGTGGTCGGGTTGCGTTACGGCAAGGGCCAGTTGCAGCTAAAGGGCCAAGATCCTGTCGATGTGTTCTGGCAAGGGCCGTCCGTGGGCTTCGACGTTGGGCTGCATGCCGCGAAGGTCTTCACCCTGGTTTACAACCTGACCGACCCCAATCTAATCTTCCAGCGTTTTCCAGGGGTGGACGGCAGCGTCTACGTCCTTGGGGGAGTTAGCATGAACTATCAAAAGAGCAATGAGATCATCCTCGCGCCTATCCGTACCGGTGTCGGCCTGCGCCTGGGAGCCAGCGTTGGCTACCTGCACTACACTAGGCAGGAGCACGTCAACCCGTTCTGA
- a CDS encoding transposase, whose protein sequence is MSKGGFGQAPSPAEGGRRPSEAGEGASNSRPQRFWPKHKTEAVLRLLRGEDMEFLSRELGVPAATLSKWRDVFLAAGAEAFKTRSAQVEAEVQRLNAKIGEQTMENELLREKIVRMEQGRPLAWSRSKK, encoded by the coding sequence ATGAGCAAAGGTGGTTTTGGGCAGGCCCCCTCCCCAGCGGAGGGAGGTCGTAGGCCGAGCGAGGCTGGGGAGGGGGCGTCGAATTCGAGGCCGCAACGCTTCTGGCCGAAGCACAAGACAGAGGCTGTGCTGCGATTGCTTCGCGGTGAGGACATGGAATTTTTGAGCCGGGAACTCGGCGTTCCCGCGGCCACGCTCTCAAAGTGGAGAGACGTCTTCCTTGCTGCAGGAGCGGAGGCATTCAAAACGCGGTCAGCACAAGTTGAAGCCGAGGTGCAGCGCCTCAACGCCAAGATCGGCGAACAGACTATGGAGAACGAGCTTCTCCGAGAGAAGATCGTCCGCATGGAGCAAGGACGCCCTTTGGCGTGGAGCAGGTCGAAGAAGTGA
- a CDS encoding MotA/TolQ/ExbB proton channel family protein, which yields MELLPQTGIWDLVRQATIVVQLVMLLLVGMSLASWSIIFYKIIILRRAKQQALVDFKRFQSAPDLGSAVHILARGADSPLYPLAYQAVAELKRLEGATMPAAQKSKIAMDNLRRVLRQNVSSSIRNLASSLSFLATCASTAPFIGLFGTVWGIMHSFYAIGQMGSASLATVAPGLSEALVATAIGLAVAIPASVAYNFFRGMLGSIEVELINFAGAFLNRVQRELPWVSGQLESEENGLEEHKI from the coding sequence ATGGAGCTTCTTCCACAAACCGGCATTTGGGATCTGGTCCGCCAAGCGACCATCGTGGTGCAACTGGTGATGCTACTCTTGGTGGGCATGTCCCTGGCCAGTTGGAGCATCATTTTCTACAAGATCATAATTTTGCGCCGGGCCAAGCAGCAGGCCCTGGTGGACTTCAAGCGCTTTCAGAGCGCCCCGGACCTTGGGTCAGCGGTTCATATCCTGGCCCGCGGAGCGGATTCACCGCTCTACCCCCTGGCCTATCAGGCCGTGGCCGAGTTGAAGCGGCTGGAAGGGGCCACCATGCCCGCGGCCCAGAAGAGCAAGATCGCCATGGACAATCTGCGTCGCGTCCTGCGCCAGAACGTCAGCAGTTCCATACGAAATCTGGCTTCCTCGCTCTCGTTTCTGGCCACCTGCGCCAGCACCGCGCCGTTCATCGGACTGTTCGGCACGGTCTGGGGGATCATGCACTCCTTCTACGCTATCGGGCAGATGGGCAGCGCTTCCCTGGCCACCGTGGCCCCGGGGCTGTCCGAAGCCCTGGTAGCCACGGCCATCGGCCTGGCCGTGGCCATCCCCGCGTCCGTGGCCTACAATTTCTTTCGGGGAATGCTGGGCAGCATCGAAGTGGAGCTGATCAACTTCGCCGGGGCGTTCTTGAACCGGGTTCAACGAGAGTTGCCCTGGGTTTCCGGGCAGTTGGAGTCCGAGGAAAATGGGCTAGAGGAACACAAAATTTAG
- a CDS encoding phosphatidylglycerophosphatase A: MTAIIDRIASSIATLGPFGLLPKAPGTWGSLAAVLAAPWLFMPLSFPLRVLVLAGVLVVGTWAAARAERRFGRKDPGCVVVDELLGQWLTLLPFAVLTPLQLAAGFVFFRVADILKPWPVRAVERRVPGGLGVMLDDVVAAAPAAALLWLVVTLT; the protein is encoded by the coding sequence ATGACCGCGATTATCGACCGCATCGCTTCAAGCATCGCCACTCTCGGACCGTTCGGCCTTCTTCCCAAGGCTCCGGGAACATGGGGCTCCCTGGCCGCAGTGCTCGCAGCCCCTTGGCTGTTCATGCCACTGTCTTTTCCCCTGCGCGTTCTGGTACTCGCGGGCGTATTGGTGGTCGGGACCTGGGCCGCGGCCAGGGCAGAGCGGCGGTTCGGGCGCAAGGATCCCGGATGCGTGGTGGTGGACGAGCTGTTGGGACAATGGCTAACCCTGCTGCCTTTTGCCGTGCTGACTCCCCTGCAACTCGCTGCGGGCTTCGTGTTTTTCCGGGTTGCCGACATACTCAAGCCCTGGCCGGTTCGCGCGGTGGAACGACGGGTTCCCGGAGGACTGGGGGTAATGCTCGACGACGTAGTGGCCGCGGCCCCGGCTGCGGCACTGCTCTGGCTCGTGGTCACGCTGACATAG
- the pal gene encoding peptidoglycan-associated lipoprotein Pal, producing MRGNWVVGLGLILAIMLAFGAGCAKKQVDSSPVGVSAEQTAEEARLREEARLREQQLAEERLARERSEAERARLGQVAEMITANMIHFDFDRYDLRPDAREVLQAKAELLKQNSDIRLLIEGHTDERGTSEYNLALGERRARAAYEFLVLLGISPNRLQIVSYGKERPLNPASNETAWAQNRRAQFRILDM from the coding sequence ATGAGGGGAAACTGGGTTGTTGGTTTGGGGCTGATTTTGGCCATTATGCTGGCCTTTGGGGCCGGTTGCGCCAAGAAGCAGGTTGATTCGAGCCCGGTGGGCGTTAGTGCCGAACAGACCGCTGAAGAGGCGAGGCTGCGGGAAGAGGCCAGACTGCGAGAGCAGCAGTTGGCTGAAGAACGCTTGGCCAGGGAGCGTTCCGAGGCGGAAAGGGCCCGTTTGGGCCAAGTGGCCGAGATGATCACTGCGAACATGATTCACTTTGACTTTGACAGGTACGACCTGCGTCCAGATGCTCGGGAAGTCTTGCAAGCCAAGGCCGAGTTGCTGAAGCAGAATTCGGATATCCGTCTGCTGATCGAAGGGCATACCGACGAACGGGGGACCTCCGAGTACAACCTGGCCTTGGGTGAGCGCCGTGCTCGGGCCGCATATGAGTTCCTGGTCCTTTTGGGCATCAGCCCCAATCGGCTGCAGATCGTCAGCTACGGCAAGGAACGCCCCTTGAACCCGGCCAGCAACGAAACCGCCTGGGCTCAGAACCGTCGCGCTCAGTTCCGGATTCTCGACATGTAG
- a CDS encoding TolB family protein produces the protein MHVFHGTTSRRLALVLLILLCVAFPTRNVGAQQTLSIDIFGPGQSQLNLVMAKPLGLAAGQQPPAEAETLAGYLEDYLGFMPFLRLVPGSRILGGDVLPGVTAQDVDFRRFRLERVDLVLTAGWGGPNGPVELRVFETFEQRLILGKAYTGATPADLPEIAARFCADLMAELTGQGDFFRSTLAVVRTHGENKELWASSPLGQGMRQLTSLGGISMSPAWSRDGRRLAFTLINDGRHYLGVLDKESGDVRRVQLPGNSVISPVFDHKGNIFVSLNPEGSPNIYQLSDDLRMGPRVVQSWAIDISPSFDATGSKMAYVSSRLGNPHIFVVDIASGVSRRVTYEGTYNTNPSLSPDGRLVVFSRQTSEGHRIFMHDLLTGRERQLTFGPRNDVSPAWAPDSYFIAFSSNRSGEYKIYLTTRNGDEARMVPLGEGEFASPAWARQP, from the coding sequence ATGCATGTGTTTCATGGAACTACCTCACGACGCTTGGCGTTGGTTTTGCTGATTCTGTTGTGCGTGGCGTTTCCGACCCGGAACGTCGGTGCGCAACAGACCTTGAGCATCGATATCTTCGGCCCGGGGCAATCCCAACTGAACTTGGTCATGGCCAAGCCCCTGGGGCTGGCCGCTGGGCAACAGCCTCCAGCCGAAGCCGAGACCCTGGCCGGATATCTGGAGGATTATCTCGGATTCATGCCGTTTTTGCGGCTGGTTCCGGGGAGCCGTATCCTGGGTGGGGACGTGCTGCCCGGAGTCACGGCCCAGGACGTGGATTTCCGACGGTTTCGCCTGGAAAGGGTCGATCTCGTGCTCACCGCCGGATGGGGCGGTCCCAACGGGCCGGTGGAACTGCGGGTCTTCGAGACCTTTGAACAGCGCCTGATTCTGGGCAAGGCCTACACCGGCGCGACCCCGGCGGACCTGCCCGAGATCGCGGCCAGGTTTTGCGCGGACCTGATGGCGGAACTGACCGGGCAGGGGGATTTTTTCCGCTCTACCCTGGCGGTGGTCCGGACGCATGGCGAGAATAAGGAACTTTGGGCTTCTTCCCCTTTGGGCCAGGGGATGCGGCAATTGACCAGCCTGGGCGGCATCAGTATGAGCCCGGCCTGGTCCAGGGACGGCCGACGATTGGCGTTCACCCTGATCAACGACGGCCGACACTATTTGGGAGTTCTGGACAAGGAAAGCGGTGACGTTCGTCGCGTTCAACTGCCGGGGAACAGTGTGATTTCTCCGGTATTCGACCACAAAGGCAATATTTTTGTCAGTCTGAATCCGGAAGGCAGCCCGAATATTTACCAGCTTTCCGATGATCTGCGCATGGGCCCAAGGGTGGTTCAGAGCTGGGCCATCGATATTTCACCGAGTTTCGACGCCACAGGCTCCAAAATGGCCTATGTCTCCAGCAGGCTCGGAAATCCGCATATTTTCGTGGTGGACATAGCCTCCGGGGTGTCCCGCAGAGTGACCTACGAGGGTACCTACAACACGAATCCCAGCCTCAGCCCGGATGGGCGATTGGTGGTTTTTTCGCGCCAAACCAGCGAAGGGCATAGAATTTTTATGCACGATCTGCTAACTGGGAGGGAGCGGCAGTTGACTTTTGGACCAAGAAATGATGTCAGTCCTGCATGGGCACCGGATAGTTACTTTATTGCTTTCAGTTCCAATCGGAGTGGTGAGTACAAGATTTATCTGACCACCCGGAACGGCGACGAGGCCCGGATGGTGCCCCTGGGCGAGGGAGAGTTCGCGTCGCCGGCCTGGGCGCGGCAACCGTGA
- a CDS encoding energy transducer TonB: MGIPTHILVFGLSVLLHIGVVGIGLFQLSSSKQIRVDLSKPVVYQVDLVRLDPPAPGRPAPLAPSAPAPVTPAPAAQEQPKPAPKPEVAPPAPPPPQPKAEVPIPEPPKPAPEPKPAPKPEPKPEPKPEPPKPAPSPPKPPEPPRQPARTEPTREQIMAEAIGSVQRDVAQRAQPDARDQAVASLRQSGASGPGGADGQAGSGYGGLLEVYAQMVESRVKAQWRFPKGASRQDLNAVLDISLDRDGRVLGSRVVRSSGHSGFDASIERAVEETGQLPPPPRPDLRTIRITFNLQEL, encoded by the coding sequence TTGGGCATTCCTACGCATATACTTGTCTTCGGGCTGTCCGTGCTCCTGCATATCGGGGTGGTAGGCATCGGTCTGTTCCAGCTGTCCTCCAGCAAGCAGATCCGGGTCGACCTGAGCAAGCCCGTGGTCTACCAGGTTGACCTGGTTCGCCTTGATCCGCCCGCTCCCGGTCGTCCGGCTCCGTTGGCGCCTTCCGCGCCGGCTCCCGTGACGCCGGCTCCGGCGGCCCAGGAACAACCAAAGCCCGCGCCCAAGCCGGAGGTTGCGCCTCCTGCCCCGCCGCCTCCGCAACCCAAGGCCGAAGTTCCCATCCCCGAGCCTCCCAAGCCGGCCCCAGAACCCAAACCGGCCCCTAAGCCTGAGCCAAAGCCGGAACCCAAACCTGAACCGCCCAAGCCTGCTCCGAGTCCTCCCAAGCCTCCTGAGCCGCCGCGACAGCCCGCGCGAACTGAACCAACCCGTGAGCAGATCATGGCCGAAGCCATCGGATCCGTGCAGCGGGACGTGGCGCAACGTGCCCAGCCTGATGCACGGGATCAGGCCGTGGCCAGCCTGCGGCAAAGCGGGGCCTCGGGGCCTGGCGGAGCCGATGGACAGGCCGGCAGCGGCTATGGGGGGCTCTTGGAGGTGTACGCCCAGATGGTGGAGAGCCGTGTCAAGGCCCAGTGGCGGTTTCCCAAAGGGGCGTCGCGGCAGGATCTCAATGCGGTGCTGGACATCTCCCTGGACCGGGACGGTCGTGTCTTGGGCAGCCGCGTTGTGCGTTCCTCCGGGCATTCCGGATTCGACGCTTCCATAGAGCGGGCCGTGGAGGAGACCGGGCAACTGCCGCCTCCGCCCCGTCCCGACCTGCGCACCATTCGAATTACGTTCAATCTTCAGGAGTTGTAA